The Microcoleus sp. FACHB-672 DNA segment CGTTGTGATGGGAATTGGGGACGTTGCCGGACATAGTCACCGGCATTTCCCCTCCACTACCCCCGGCTACGTTTGTCAGGTGAAAACTATCAGTAATTATTCAGCCGTCACCGGCGCTTGCTTAATGTGCCGACGCGATGTTTTTGACAGCATTGGAGGATTTACTGAAGAATTAGCCGTTGCCTACAATGATGTTGATTTGTGCCTAAAAATGGTTGCCAAAGGATATCGAAATATCTATCTTCCCCACGTCGTTCTCTACCACTATGAATCGAAAACCCGGGGTTACGAAGATACCCCAGAAAAAGAACTACGACGCCTCCGAGAAGCAGCAATTCTCAAAAGCCGGTGGCAATACATGATCGATCATGATCCTTGTTACAGCCCTCATTTAACCAGAGGACGGGAGGACTACAGTATTAATATATGATGCCAGACTTTCTAATTATTGGCGGTCAAAAATGTGGCACAACTTCCCTGTACCAGTATTTGATTCAGCATCCTCAAATTCTGCCGGCAGCCCAAAAGGAAGTACACTTTTTTGACCTAAATTTTTCTCAAGGAATTGAGTGGTATCAGCAGCAATTTCCCCTGCCAACTAGCGAACAGCAACTCACCGGAGAATCAAGCCCCTACTATTTCTTTCATCCCTGCGTTCCCCAGCGAGTCTATCAACTCTTTCCCAATATTAAATTAATCGTTTTGCTCAGAGAGCCGGTTGCTAGAGCTTGGTCACACTACCATCATGAAGTTAGACTAGGGTTTGAGTCCTTCTCCTTTGACGAAGCCATCGCACAGGAAGCGGAAAGACTCAACGGAGAAACCGAGAAGCTTTTAGCAGATGAAACTTACTATAGTTTCAATCACCAGCACTACTCTTACCTGTCACGCGGCATCTACATCAAGCAACTCGAAACCTGGATGGATCTGTTCCCCAAAAAACAGTTCTTAGTTATCAAAAGTGAAAACTTTTACACAAATCCTGGGAAAACTCTTGATCAGGTATTTGAATTTTTAGAGTTGCCGGCTTATCAACTTGACCACTACAGCAAGTACAATGTAGGGGATTACCCCCCACTTACGGAAGCAACCCAACGTTACTTAAGCGACTATTTCCAACTCCACAATCGCAAATTACAGGAATATTTAGGCATGACATTCTTTCCCCACTGAATCTTGCAAAGCCCAGCTAGCTGCCGGTTCTCCCATCCAGTCGAGTTCGGTAAATTTCCATTAATTGCGTAGTCTTATTCTATATTTTTGGCCAATCCAATGCGAGTTTTATTCCTTCATCCCAACTTTCCCGCTCAGTACCGCCATATTGTCACCGCCCTCGGCAGCGATCCCAATCATGAAGTAGTTTTTGGGACTAAAAATGAGCGTCCTGAATGGAACATACCGGGCGTCAGAAAAGTCGTTTTTACACCCAGTCGAGATCCGCGTCCAGAAACTCACCACTATGTTCGTCCTTTAGAAAGTGCTGTTCTCTACGGACAAGCGGTATTTCGCATCGCTGAACAGCTGAAAAAGGAAGAATTTGTACCAGATATTGTTTGCGGTCATTCGGGTTGGGGACCAACACTTTTTGTAAAAGACGCCTTTCCCAAAAGCCGCCTCCTTTGCTATTTTGAATGGTTTTATCACGCCTACGGTTCAGATGCAAATTTTGACCCAGCAGACCCTCTAAGCCTTGATGATTTTCCCCGCATTCGTGTTAAAAATTCCCCCATTCTTATTGATTTATATTCCTGCGATTGGGGCGTCTCTCCCACAAATTGGCAGCGATCGCAATTTCCTAAAGAATTCCACAGCAAAATTAGTGTGCTGCACGATGGCGTTGATACCGATTACTTTAAGCCAAACCCAGGCGCAAAATTGATTTTACCGAACCTGGATTTGTCCGGTGTTGATGAAATTGTTACCTATGTCGCACGGGGCATGGAACCTTATCGCGGTTTTCCAGAATTTATTGAATCGATTGCTTATATTCAAGAGCGCCGGCCAAACTGTCATGTTGTCGTTGTCGGCTCAGATAGAGTTTGTTACGGGAAATCTTTGCCGAACAACGAAACTTATAAAGAGCATATGCTCAAAAAGGTGCCACTCGATTTATCACGCGTTCATTTTGTCGGTTCTCTCCCCTATGGTTTGTACCTGAAAGTGATTCAGGCATCCTCCGCGCACATCTATTTAACCCGGCCATTTGTGTTGTCTTGGTCGATGATTGAATCCATGTCAACCGGCTGCTTAGTTATTGGTTCTGACACTGCGCCGGTGAAAGAAGTCATCCGTGATGGAGAAAATGGTTTGCTGGTGGATTTCTTCTCACCCAAGCAAATTGCAGATAGAGTTGATGAAGTCATGGATCACCCCACGCGCATGGCTGAGCTTCGCGTGAAAGCTCGCCAAACTGCTTTGGAGCGATATGCTTTGAAAGATATGCTAAGCCGTCAACTTCAACTGATTAAAGACGTTGCCAGCGGTTCTATGACCCCACAAAGCAATGAAAAGCCTCGGAAACAGAAAACGAGTAAAGGCTTTGAAGTTGCCAAACGTGGCTCTAATAGAGGTTAATTGATTTAGCGTGAACAAGCTAATAGTTTACTCAGTAGCACTCGAGTAATTTGACAATTTTAGGCCGGCTTCTGTTTAATCAACTCAACAAGCGAGATTCAAAAAGAGTGATTTATGCCCCAAGTTCTTTTTTCAATTATCATCCCAACTCGTCAGAGACACGACACCCTTAAATATTCCATTCAGAGCGTCATCAATCAAACTTATAAAGAGTTTGAACTAATCGTTATGGATAACTTTAGCACTCCAGAAACCGCTGAAGTTGTCGATTCATTTAACGATCCAAGAATTAAATATTATCGTGCAACTGAAAGGCTCTCAATGTCGGACAATTGGGAACTAGGTTTATCTTACGCAACGGGAGAATATATCTTTGTTTTAGGAGATGATGATGCTTTAATGCCCGACGGTTTAGAAATTGCGTTCAATTTGATCAATGATTCCAACCTTTCAATTATTTCTTGGAACCGCTTTTTCTATTGGTGGCCTAGCGCTATTGTTCCTTGGCGGCGCAACAGGCTAAGAATGGGCTTTTCCCAGGAAGCTGGAATTGTTAATTCTCATCAAAAATTGCTTCAATATTGTAATTATCATCTAACTTATGAATATTTGCCGATGGTTTATAACTCTTTTATTCATCAAGATTTGATTAAAAAAATCAAATCTATCCATGGTAAATATTTTATGTCCTACTGTCCGGATGTCGCCTCTGGCATCCTTAATGCCTATTTTTCCGAAAAATACTTGTATTCTTTTCGTCCCCTTTCAGTTATTGGAGTTTCAGGACATAGTACAGGAACCTCTGCCAACTACCAAAGCTTAAACGCGCAGCCTTTCAAAGATTATATAGAAGAAGAAAAAAAAGATATTTCTGCTGAATTGCACCCACGCTTGATTCCTTCAAAAGATCAATATATACTACTTGCTGATGTTATCCTTAAAACCAAAGAGCTATATTTCCCAGAGAACCAAGAGTTCGATGTTAATATAGAAGAATTATTAAAACGGATGTCTTTACGCATTAATGTAGATCCGGGAAGTTATGAAAACACTCTAAACGACATTAAATTATTAGCTCAAAAGTATGAAATTCCTCTTTCAAGGTTAAATATTCCTCCGAAAAAGATGGGCGAACGCGAACCCCCTCAAGGCCCTTTTGCCGAACCAAATGGTGTCATAACAACATTAATTATTAACTGTGAGCAAGCGGGGATATCTGATGTTGCTCAAGCCGCCATGCTAGCTGAAGGAATTTTGCCACCAAAAGAGGCTTTTATTCTGAAGATAAAGAACGCTTATCCAGTTATTTTCCAGGGAAGAAAGACAAAAGAAACTTTCTCTATTCAAGAAACTGTTTGTTCTCCCCGATTTTTAAACGAGCTAATTGGATGTGTAAATCTTTATCAAATTGATCCATCCGACTTATTAGTGCTAGCAGATTTACAAAAGCTTCGCAAACAACTGGCTGATTTTTGGCTGAGTGTGCCAACAGAGGCGTTAGAAACTTTCTACGCATCTGATGTTGGTAAAGCATATCGCGCACTTTTAAGCAGTGAAATGAAAGATCAGCCTCTGACTCCAAATGAACAAGCTTTTGTGAGCGACTTAACAGCCAATATGGATAAAGAAGTTAATCAACCAAAAGCTATTCATTACCTGCTAGCAGCCTCGCTTTACTACAGTGCCGACCGGCTGCCGGTGTCGGCTGATTTTTCTCACCTTCCCAAGTGGTTCCTCAGCGACTACCAAACATTGGCTAAAGTTTAATGTTTCACCCCTTGCTGCAACGATTAAATCAGCAACGGTGAGTTTTTTTAGGTTTTTCTTTCAACCCTGAAGGGGTAACAAGAGAGCTAAGAAATAGAGCGGATAATGGTTTGTGCCCTTAGACCTCGCTGATAAAAGTGGCGTTTATGAGAAGATTTACTGGTTAATTCTGCGGCCCATGGGTGATATTGTTCCAAGTTTTTTACCCATTGTTCTGCATCTAACCCAATCCCCAAGGTGCTGCGTCTTCGATAGATTCTTCCCGATTCTTTGGAACGACAGACATATTTTTTTCCCTGATGTCTGTTGATTTCATCCCCTTGCAGAGTAGACTGTAAATAAGCCAGAGACATCACCAAAATCATTGCGTTCAATCGCTCTCCTCTTAATCCAGTGCGTTCTAGGTTATAGCCCCCTCTTTTACAGTCTCGGAACATTTGTTCAATGCCCATTCTTCTTTTATACGCGGCAATTGCCACCGTTAAACTTCCCAGATTCGTCAAGATAAACCAAGCTTCTTTTGCGGTTTGACCCCGGTAGTTTCTTTTCCATTTCGCTGCCACAGAGAATCCGGCAACTGGCCGGGTTTTCCTGATTCTTCTGCCTTGATAATAGCAGGAGATTCCCGGCTTAATTGGTAACTCATCCAATCGCTGCCAAATTTGATTTTCGACTTCCAGACAAGTGGCTTTTTTCAACCTTAAACAAACTCCGACATGACTTGCCACAAGCCATGAAGCTAAATCTAGGGAACAAAACTCTCGGTTTCCTAACACCACTATTTGATAATCTTTGAATCTGGCTAAAACTGGGGAGGGTACGCTTTCTTGTTCCTCAAAGTTACTATTGCCTAAGTGCGGCAATAATCTCCAGGCTAAGGGAATAGCTCTTCTTTGCCAAATCACGCTCACCATCAGTAAGTTGATATTTTTCCACTGGCTGCGGTCAATCGCTAAGTATAACTTCTGATTCGGCTTTTTTGGCATCGAGTTCAAGAGCCAATAACTGATAATGGGCCATAATATGCGACTGACTGTTAAGCTGGGTAAATCCAAGAATCTTTGTATCTTTCTGCGTCTTCCTTCAAAAGTTATCCACAGCGGAAACACTCTCGCTATGGTTTCTAGTCTGACTTCTTTCTGGGATTGAATAATGTTGATTAGAATCAGCAACATCAAGAACTGGGCGCGGCCCAGTTGCTTCTCTAGATGCTCGTGATAGAATTGCTGTTTTTTGATTTTTGGGTTTGCTTGTCACTATAGCCGACCCATCTTTTTTTTCACCAAGCTCTCATCCTTTCTCTGTCACGGTTTCAGCTTTCTTGTTACCCCCCCCCAGCTTTCAACCTTTTTTACAGACAAACAAATACTGAAAACTCTCTGACTATACTAACCGCTTTGTTTAGCGAGAAGTTCTTCAAAAACTGAATACATATCTTCCGCAAACTTCTTAGGAGTCCACACAGGTGCTAAACCTTCTGGTTGTTTAGATCGCTCCAAACGCTCCCGAATTTCATGCCTTAAATCAGCACCAAGACCCAATCGAATTCCCCATTCTATATACTCTTCCCAAGATTGGCTAACACCTGCCTCAATGTCTAAGCTTTTTAAAAATGAGTAACCCTTTCTAGCAACACCTTGCTTACCTGTCCTCGTCACCATCGGCACATTAAACCACAATGCCTCTAGCGTTTGAATTCCACCATTATAAGGATAGGAATCTAGCAGCACATCAGCACTTTTACAAATAGACCTGTGTTCTTTCTCGGTTTGTGTTTGGGGTAAAAATTTAACTCGGTGAGAACCAACTCCCTGAGCTTCACAGGCTTGCTGATAAGCGGGTACAGTTACCTGTTCGTCTGCTAAACCTTTATAGAGTAGCACTCCATCAGGCACCTGCTTGAGAATTTTAATCTGCGCCTCTATCATTTCATCACTCAACTTGGAAGCCGGAGATACGCATAGGTAAACAACCTGATCCAAGCCAATCCTTAAGGATTTACGACCAGCATTGCGATCCATTGGGGTACTGTCAAAACCAGAAACCGCCATAAAGGAATTAGGCATCCTGATTAACTGTTCGGTGTAATGCTGCTCAGTGCCGGCTGGGTGCGTGTGCCAATCGCAAAGAAAGTAATTTTTATCAGAGATAAACGGTGCTTCACATCCTAAGCCAGAGATACAAACACGAGCCGGTTGGCAATCGAGGATCTCTGCATGACCAGAACTCGTTATAGAGTCCAAATTCACCAAGATATCTAGGTC contains these protein-coding regions:
- a CDS encoding glycosyltransferase family 2 protein, which codes for MPQVLFSIIIPTRQRHDTLKYSIQSVINQTYKEFELIVMDNFSTPETAEVVDSFNDPRIKYYRATERLSMSDNWELGLSYATGEYIFVLGDDDALMPDGLEIAFNLINDSNLSIISWNRFFYWWPSAIVPWRRNRLRMGFSQEAGIVNSHQKLLQYCNYHLTYEYLPMVYNSFIHQDLIKKIKSIHGKYFMSYCPDVASGILNAYFSEKYLYSFRPLSVIGVSGHSTGTSANYQSLNAQPFKDYIEEEKKDISAELHPRLIPSKDQYILLADVILKTKELYFPENQEFDVNIEELLKRMSLRINVDPGSYENTLNDIKLLAQKYEIPLSRLNIPPKKMGEREPPQGPFAEPNGVITTLIINCEQAGISDVAQAAMLAEGILPPKEAFILKIKNAYPVIFQGRKTKETFSIQETVCSPRFLNELIGCVNLYQIDPSDLLVLADLQKLRKQLADFWLSVPTEALETFYASDVGKAYRALLSSEMKDQPLTPNEQAFVSDLTANMDKEVNQPKAIHYLLAASLYYSADRLPVSADFSHLPKWFLSDYQTLAKV
- a CDS encoding glycosyltransferase family 4 protein gives rise to the protein MRVLFLHPNFPAQYRHIVTALGSDPNHEVVFGTKNERPEWNIPGVRKVVFTPSRDPRPETHHYVRPLESAVLYGQAVFRIAEQLKKEEFVPDIVCGHSGWGPTLFVKDAFPKSRLLCYFEWFYHAYGSDANFDPADPLSLDDFPRIRVKNSPILIDLYSCDWGVSPTNWQRSQFPKEFHSKISVLHDGVDTDYFKPNPGAKLILPNLDLSGVDEIVTYVARGMEPYRGFPEFIESIAYIQERRPNCHVVVVGSDRVCYGKSLPNNETYKEHMLKKVPLDLSRVHFVGSLPYGLYLKVIQASSAHIYLTRPFVLSWSMIESMSTGCLVIGSDTAPVKEVIRDGENGLLVDFFSPKQIADRVDEVMDHPTRMAELRVKARQTALERYALKDMLSRQLQLIKDVASGSMTPQSNEKPRKQKTSKGFEVAKRGSNRG
- a CDS encoding sulfotransferase domain-containing protein, whose product is MMPDFLIIGGQKCGTTSLYQYLIQHPQILPAAQKEVHFFDLNFSQGIEWYQQQFPLPTSEQQLTGESSPYYFFHPCVPQRVYQLFPNIKLIVLLREPVARAWSHYHHEVRLGFESFSFDEAIAQEAERLNGETEKLLADETYYSFNHQHYSYLSRGIYIKQLETWMDLFPKKQFLVIKSENFYTNPGKTLDQVFEFLELPAYQLDHYSKYNVGDYPPLTEATQRYLSDYFQLHNRKLQEYLGMTFFPH
- a CDS encoding IS4 family transposase, with protein sequence MLLILINIIQSQKEVRLETIARVFPLWITFEGRRRKIQRFLDLPSLTVSRILWPIISYWLLNSMPKKPNQKLYLAIDRSQWKNINLLMVSVIWQRRAIPLAWRLLPHLGNSNFEEQESVPSPVLARFKDYQIVVLGNREFCSLDLASWLVASHVGVCLRLKKATCLEVENQIWQRLDELPIKPGISCYYQGRRIRKTRPVAGFSVAAKWKRNYRGQTAKEAWFILTNLGSLTVAIAAYKRRMGIEQMFRDCKRGGYNLERTGLRGERLNAMILVMSLAYLQSTLQGDEINRHQGKKYVCRSKESGRIYRRRSTLGIGLDAEQWVKNLEQYHPWAAELTSKSSHKRHFYQRGLRAQTIIRSIS